The window GTCCAGTTAATGAGGGTCCATTAAGACTAACGGGTTGACACTTAAACAACAGTAATCAACAAAGTTAAGCGGGTTTAGAAATTTAGGCATTtgtttattagtattttattcatttttaatgcCACGTCAGTAAAACAGACGGCCAAACAAACGGCTGTTGGGCAGAGGGACTGTTTTTTcccaaaaatgaaaatagaggGATCTATGGaggacaaaaaataatagagagatGAATAGGGCAATTTCgctaaaatagagggactaatccgggtattatatctttttattaaagaatattattttgACCCAAATAAGCTAGTTAGAGTTCACATAAGCTCATGCTTTGCTGGCTTGTTGTGCTGTTACATAGATCGTGGTCGCACATAAAATATGTGACCAGAGCCACTACGTTTTATTATATATGAGGTTATGCGTATCTTAATGAGTTTGCCGAAGAAATGGATGGAAGTAaggaaattttgtaatttattaaaatttaattaaaataaagtaacaaataaaaggaaaaaaaattgaatagaaaaatattttgatagtgagaaaatgaaaggtcaacgaccatttggtctattggcatcgggtcctTTGTGTAGGGTGTTcgcctcgagtgtcgagcgtggcttctcgagttcgatccccatctcgggcaaggtgagggcacggtgGTGAGCGCTGCTTCCCCACGTGTTCGTCCCTGGGTTCCGCGGCTATCGCCTTTCTCAAAATATGAAAGGAAAATTTTTAGGGTGTGAAATTGTAGTGTGCCTTCTAGGATCTTTTCCAAAGGTTTAatggtatttaattttttaggtgaacaaattgaataaaaatattcgCGCTCCGACTGTTATGCTCCCTTTTAGATAGATAAgttttaattggaaaaaaaatgtaaatatagtGGGTCTCAATTACAATCCAAAAAatctttcaacatatttttatatattaagtttcttgaataatttttttctaacaaCTAGCATAAAGGTCGTCGGGGTTTATGATTCAGGTCAAGAGGTTTATTGCTTAGAGCTTAATATGGTTTAAGATTTTATAGGTTTTAGGGTTGtgagtttaatgttttataggttttatagtatttaatgtatagggtttaggatttagatGTTTGGGTTTCAGTGTTTTACGGGATTTAGAGTTTAAggtggaatatatatatatatatatatatatatatatatatatatatatatatatgaaagtagatttatttgtactttgatttttttttaatattattagggtttatttaaaaaaatatttaaaaaataagtttaaatcTCTGAGAATATCGTCCCACTTTGAGCGTTTTCTTTTTGTACCTTCAGGTTTTTAGGATACTTGGACTGTTTGGAGGATGAATGGAGCTCTTCATCCAAAACCTCTGGGCCTCCTCCTTACTTGTGCAATCAACACATCTTTTCTTCTGctattttaaattgattttctgttatttgcaaaattaattGTTTGCTTATTGTTTGGATTGATGCAGCGCCTTATCCGACTACACTCAACGGCTCTCTATCTATTTCTTTTGGGTTTAtggtttatccaatttttttttaaaaaaaaacaattgaaaaaacCTCTAATGTGAACaccattaattttattttaaaataatgtagtCTTTAAAGGGCACGTCAATGCCTTCCTCCTTGGCACTTGGCAGATTCCATGGATTTCTTTGCAGAGCCACAATCAATCTCTGTAGCAATCTTAATTGCTCTGCTACTTCTCCCAACTTTGTATGCCTTCAAACTCATCCTTAGGCCTTCGTTTGCCAAGAAATGGCGAAGAAGAAACTACCCTCCAGTGGCTGGAACCATAttttaccaaacttgatcttcaattcacccaagtttgacCTTCAAATGttccaagaaagatcttcaatcaatcatctcaatcatactaacaataggcatgtcttcaaatcttacCTTTAATAGTCCtcaatcatcctcattaaggtctattcaaatcataccatcaatagttcttcaatcataccattgatagggtATTTTTCGATTAAAAGTTTCTATCCAGTATTTAGTCTTCGATCAAATCACCTCAAATATGAGTCTCAGATATGATATCGTCTTCAAATTATAACACTGccaaaaaaataactccaccaagatcttgagatatttgcctccaagtcgAAAACTCCTACCAGTACGTCACTACGCTCGCTATCGTGATTATCTTACGTCACGGGTTCATGCGTCCGCCGTCATGACCATGTTAAATCACTGCGATAATAGTcatgcggttgcactaacactaAGGTTCATGCCATTATGAACTTCGCTAGTATTGGCTAGATTCATTACCTCCCGGCTCCCCcaacttgtttttcttattttttctttcttatgaaAAACAATTTTAGACACAAATAGAATAATAGATATGATTTtttcaacttttccaaaaaaataataaatacataaatagaaTGGTCCGGAAAAGGACATGTGCTGAAAAcccttattttgtatttttattcgGAGAAAAGTATTAGAGATAATATCTTGGTGAGCATAGTCCACGAAAATATCTTATGATATTTTCCCTTGCTACATTCATTTACAACCACTAAAAACGTTCTTCTtaatctgaaaaaaataaaacatgatttgCTGGTCTACAAATAGAACAAGAAGCACACTTCATGCCACTCGGAGAGAGGTCATTAATTAGAAGTTTGTGCAAAAATGGCAGAAGAGGTGAAGCTGATTGGGCTTTCTATGAGTATGTTTGTGATTAGAGTTAAGATATCTTTGAATCTCAAGGGAGTGAAGTATGAGAACTTGGAAGAGACCTTTGGGAGCAAGAGTGAGCTGCTTCTCAAGTCCAACCCAATATACAAAAAGGTCCCTGTTCTCATACACAATGGCAAAACAATCTGTGAATCTATGATCATTGTTCAATACGTTGATGATGTCTGGTCTGATGCTGGACCTTCAATTGTTCCCTCTGATCCCTTTGATGCAGCCATGGCCAGGTTCTGGTCTTACTATATTGATGACAAggtaaaaactatgaaaacaaaattgttcTTCTTCCCTTTTGTGCAGTTTTTAATGATGTTTTTTCCTGGGTACTGTTGCAGTGGTTTCCTGCTTATGGAGAAGTAATAAAAGGACAGACAAGAGAAGCTAAGATAGAAGCAGCAAAGGAGGCCATTGCAACGTTGCAGCCATTGGAGGAGGTTTTTCAGCAACAGAGCAAAGGGAAGGACTTCTTTGGGGGTGATACCATTGGGTATTTAGACATTGCTTTGGGTTGTTACTTAGGTTGGATTAAAGCTGCTGAGAAATTGACTGGTCTTGAGTTTTTTGACAAGAATGAGACGCCTCTGTTGGCTGCATGGGCAGAGTGTTTCTACTCGAATGATGCTGTCAAATGTGCCGTGccagatgttgatgaatttgtgGAGTTTTTCCATTAAGATTCAAGCTAAACTCAATGCTTAGTGTTTCTTCAGAAAAATATTTGCAGTTATTGCtcaaatgaataattaattggTGATATTGTTGTTTGTCAgcggttttttttttccttttgtacaTGGTATTCTCTGTTCCTctcttttttctaataaatttgtgatttattcactttattcaaaaaaaaaattggtgatgACCGGAGAACCACTTATATCTTAATAAtatcttattaaaataatgaattggcAGTTTAGGAAATCTCTTGGCATTGGTATTGTATAATACTATGCAAATAGTGTATAATACTAAAAAAACCACTTATTTTCCTCTGGATTTGATTGCACGTGCAATCACTTGGAATATTTTGCTTGAAAGAAATGCACGCATCTTCAAATCTACTTGTTGTACAACTGTTTCCATTATTTCTTTGGTTATCTACAGCCTCCATTATTTCTTTGGTTATCTACCGCCCCTGATtcgaagaaggaaaaattggaGGAGCCTTTGGCAAAGGTCAAGCGTAGCCTTGAGTTTCTCTCCTCTGCGGATCCGACTCTGAGCATCCCCCTTAGGTCCTACCGAATACTGGCCAGGTTTAGCTTTTGTTAGTCAGGGTTTTCCCTAAAGGGCTTCTCCTTTAGGGCTTTCTGTTGGtctgtcttttgtttttgtgatcaCCCCTGGTGgttctttgtatttttgtgtcTCCTCTTCTCTCTACCCGCGTGAGTAgcgtgtttgtgttctttttagTACTTTTGTCagatttctatttttatttttaatacgtagttttttacttttttaatatatatatatatatatatatatatatatatatatatatatatatatatattcgcgCTCCGACTGTTATGCTCCCATTTAGATAGATAAGTTTTAATTggaaaaaatgtaaatatagtGGGTCTCAATTGCGATCCAAAAAatctttcaacatatttttatataataagtttcttgaataatttttttctaataactaGCATAAAGGTCGTCAGGGTTTATGATTCAGGTCAAGAGGTTTATTGCTTAGGGCTTAATATGGTTTAAGATTTTTATAGGTTTTTAGGGGTGTGGGTTTAATGTTTTATAGGTTTTATAGTATTTAATGTatagggtttaggatttagatGTTTGGGTTTTAGTGTTTTACGGGATTTAGAGTTTAagttggaatatatatatatatatatgaaagtagATTTCTTTCTACTTTGATGAAAGTAGGGTGCAGGGCCAACCCCTCATAGGCGACGTGCGTGCGAGTGTATCACGCCACGTCCCTCACCCTCCCGAAAAGcgttggttaattttttttcttttaatattattagggtttatttaaaaaaaattatttaaaaaataagtttaaatcTCTGAGAATTTGGGCCTCCTTCTTACTTGTGCAATCAACACATCTTTTTcttctgctatttttaaattgatttttttattatttacaaaattaatcgTTTGCTTATTATTTGGATTGATGCAGCGCCTTATCCGATTACACCCAACAGCGCCTTATCCGATTATACCCAACGGCTCCCTATCTATTTCTTTTGggtttgtgatttatccaaattttttttaaaaaaaaaacaattaaaaaaaacctctaaTGTGAACtccattaattttatttgaaaataatgtaGTCTTTAAAGGGCACGTCAATGCCTTCCTCCTTGGCGCTTGGCAGATTCCATGGATATCTTTGCAGAGCCACAAACAATCTCTGTAGCAATCTTAATTGCTCTGCTACTTCTCCCAACTTTGTATGCCTTCAAACTCATACTTAGGCCTTCGTTTGCCAAGAAATGGGGAAGAAGAAACTACCCTCCAGTGGCTGGAACCATATTTCACCAGTTCATGAACCTCAATAGACTCCAGGACTTCCAAACGGACATCTCTCACAAGTACAAGACTTTCAGGATGCTCACCCCTTCCTGCAACTTTGTCTACACTGTTGATCCGGTTAACGTTGAGTATATCTTGAAAACTAACTTTGCAAACTATGGCAAGGTATTCCAAACAAGCATCTCTGTACTTGTTGATATGTTTATCCTGTTTTGAAGTTTCTCAAATTTGGTGTAGTTAATTGCTTTGTTGGGAGATGCAAAAAAAGATGggattttttgttggtttttttcatCTTGATGTGTTTTTCGGTGTATGCTGGTAACTATGTTGGTGAACAATCACTTGCATATAtgaattgattatttgatttccAGGGAAAGGCTTTTCATGATGTTACAAAGGATCTCCTGGGAGATGGGATCTTTGCAGTAGATGGTGAGAAGTGGAGGCAGCAGAGAAAGATTGCGAGCTATGAGTTCTCTGCAAGAGTCTTGAGGGATTACAGTAGTGCAGTGTTCAGAGATACTGCTGCCAAACTGGTTGAGATTATTTTAGTGGCTGTAAACTCTGAACAGATGATTGATATCCAAGTAATTCATCTTTTTGTCAGAGTTCTTCTTTACCTAGCTATGATGACTTTTTGATTCTTTAGAATTACATTCATGGTGTTACTTTCAGGACTTGTTAATGAAATCAACCTTGGATTCAATATTCAAGGTTGGATTTGGGGTGGAGCTAGGCACACTTTTCAGGTTCCAACAAGGAAGGGAGAAACTTTGCAAAGGCATTTGATGATGTAAAGCAGAAACAATATTGAAGCGCTTCCTTTGATGTCTCTTGGAAAAATTAAGCGGTTTCTCAGTATTGGTGAAGAAGCTGATATGAAGAAGAACATCAGATACATTGATGATTTCGTTTCATATGCTTatgaaagaagaagatagaACAATCAGCTAATCACAAGGATGATGTTGTaagtcaaataaaatttttacatctCAAGCTTTTTGTGAGTATTGAAAAATTGTTCATTATGGGTGCTTTGACTTTGTAGATGATCAAAGAGGATATTTTTGTCACGATTTCTAATGGAGAGGAAGAAAGGACCCTTCAACCATGAGTGATCAGTACTTGAGAGACATAATCTTGAATTTTTGTCATTGCAGGCAGAGACACAACTGCCGGTACACTCTCATGGTTCTTCTATATGCTGTGCAAGCATCCTGATGTGCAGGAGAAGGTAGCacaagaaatcagagaaacaaccAACACCAAAGACAAAATGCCATTCAGTAAATTTTTCTTAGCTTTAACTGAAGAAACACTCAACAACATGCAGTATCTGCACGCAGCTCATCGGAAACACTAAGGCTATACCCCTGCAGTTCCATTGGTAATTTATCAACTCATTCCTAGTTTGTAAACCATGAGTGA of the Dioscorea cayenensis subsp. rotundata cultivar TDr96_F1 unplaced genomic scaffold, TDr96_F1_v2_PseudoChromosome.rev07_lg8_w22 25.fasta BLBR01000415.1, whole genome shotgun sequence genome contains:
- the LOC120254309 gene encoding glutathione S-transferase U17-like, with translation MAEEVKLIGLSMSMFVIRVKISLNLKGVKYENLEETFGSKSELLLKSNPIYKKVPVLIHNGKTICESMIIVQYVDDVWSDAGPSIVPSDPFDAAMARFWSYYIDDKWFPAYGEVIKGQTREAKIEAAKEAIATLQPLEEVFQQQSKGKDFFGGDTIGYLDIALGCYLGWIKAAEKLTGLEFFDKNETPLLAAWAECFYSNDAVKCAVPDVDEFVEFFH